One genomic segment of Streptomyces sp. TLI_146 includes these proteins:
- a CDS encoding DUF2075 domain-containing protein gives MPLLRMPVHEFVDRCHKGTVATDLTEMHQRARLGTLRDGEIRAWRNSLPALARVLDEAGLQYVEVLIEYQLALSSLRADVVLAGWHPQTSQPSYVIVELKQWTHARALPDTEDLCLPGTGNNNRAFLHPVAQVRRYCQYLQDFTTVLDAEPDAVAGVAYLHNADDAGVADLFTLEADNHGRLFTRSTRDQLITYLRSRLSPAHGNVAADELINSPLAPSRPLLRATAEEILHADRFVLLDEQQVAVSLVRRAVKKARESDSKEVLVITGGPGSGKSVIALHLMRHLAHDRYTVVHATGSKSFTRTLHHAVGTADPRVRKAFTYFMNFADAPKNGLDALICDEAHRIRAHSVRHRGVRQIDELLDAARVPVFLLDDHQVVRPGEMGSREAIDAAAAARGLRPRHIDLNAQFRNGGSRAYEQWVLRLLQLTDEPPAAWTDEKTFHVRVADSPQQMEDLLRAKEDQYLTARITAGFCWPWSDPQRGRLVDDITIGSWHKPWNSRSESRLDGVPPSWLWATDPDGFGQVGCIYTAQGFEYAWNGVILGPDLVWRQDHWVANPQASKDTALNRTDPATFKRLIRNTYKVLLTRGMAGTVLYSTDRETQAKLKDLVPGTCGSAAPTVP, from the coding sequence ATGCCGTTACTGCGCATGCCCGTGCACGAGTTCGTCGACCGCTGCCATAAGGGCACCGTGGCAACCGATCTGACCGAGATGCACCAGCGGGCTCGACTGGGCACGCTGCGGGACGGGGAGATCCGGGCCTGGCGCAACAGCCTGCCCGCCCTGGCCCGCGTGCTCGACGAAGCCGGACTCCAGTACGTTGAGGTCCTCATCGAATATCAGCTGGCGCTGTCCAGTCTGCGGGCCGATGTGGTGTTGGCCGGCTGGCATCCCCAAACATCCCAGCCGTCCTACGTGATCGTCGAGCTGAAGCAGTGGACCCATGCCCGGGCCCTGCCCGACACCGAGGACCTGTGCCTGCCAGGTACCGGTAACAACAACCGGGCATTTCTGCACCCGGTGGCCCAGGTGCGGCGCTACTGCCAGTACCTGCAGGACTTCACCACCGTGCTGGACGCGGAACCCGACGCGGTAGCCGGCGTGGCCTACCTCCACAACGCCGACGACGCCGGCGTGGCCGACCTGTTCACGCTCGAAGCCGATAACCATGGGCGCCTGTTCACCCGCAGCACTCGCGATCAGCTGATCACCTACCTGCGCTCCCGGCTCTCCCCCGCACACGGCAACGTAGCCGCCGACGAACTCATCAACAGCCCCCTGGCACCTAGCCGGCCCCTGCTGCGCGCGACCGCCGAGGAGATCCTGCATGCCGACCGGTTCGTCCTGCTCGATGAACAGCAAGTCGCCGTCTCCCTGGTCCGCCGCGCAGTGAAGAAGGCCCGTGAATCGGACAGCAAAGAAGTCCTCGTCATCACCGGCGGCCCCGGCTCCGGCAAGAGCGTCATCGCCCTGCACCTGATGCGCCACCTCGCCCACGACCGCTACACCGTGGTCCACGCCACCGGCTCAAAGTCCTTCACCCGCACCCTCCACCACGCCGTCGGCACCGCCGACCCCCGTGTCCGCAAGGCCTTCACCTACTTCATGAACTTCGCAGACGCCCCCAAGAACGGACTGGACGCCCTGATCTGCGACGAGGCCCACCGCATTCGCGCCCACTCCGTCCGCCACCGCGGGGTACGCCAGATTGATGAACTCCTCGACGCCGCCCGCGTTCCCGTCTTCCTCCTGGACGACCACCAAGTCGTACGCCCCGGCGAGATGGGCAGCCGCGAGGCGATTGACGCGGCCGCGGCCGCGCGGGGACTGCGCCCACGCCACATCGACCTCAACGCCCAGTTCCGCAACGGCGGCAGCCGCGCCTACGAACAGTGGGTCCTGCGCCTGCTGCAGCTCACCGACGAGCCCCCTGCCGCGTGGACCGACGAGAAGACGTTCCACGTCCGCGTGGCTGACTCTCCCCAGCAGATGGAAGACCTTCTGCGCGCAAAGGAGGACCAGTACCTCACCGCGCGCATCACGGCGGGCTTCTGCTGGCCTTGGAGCGATCCGCAGCGGGGCCGCCTGGTCGACGACATCACGATCGGCTCCTGGCACAAGCCATGGAATTCGCGGAGCGAGTCCCGACTCGACGGCGTGCCCCCGTCCTGGCTGTGGGCCACCGACCCCGACGGCTTCGGCCAGGTCGGCTGCATCTACACCGCCCAGGGCTTCGAGTACGCGTGGAACGGCGTCATCCTCGGACCCGACCTCGTCTGGCGCCAAGACCACTGGGTCGCCAACCCCCAGGCCAGCAAGGACACTGCGCTCAACCGCACCGACCCTGCCACCTTCAAACGTCTGATCCGCAACACCTACAAAGTCCTGCTCACCCGCGGCATGGCCGGAACGGTCTTGTACTCCACCGACCGTGAAACACAGGCGAAACTCAAGGATCTGGTGCCGGGCACCTGCGGGTCGGCCGCGCCCACGGTGCCGTAG
- a CDS encoding DUF3883 domain-containing protein, producing MTAEALFVMIHVGQKVGHQRNLEHGMATRSWGFPRKQDWYGRREPDFAVLVTGAAPRVQPGQWEAKSVRMVLCKVQVGVYEGTAPHWPDEVAEGRIIYPYRLGLEPLAVLDDVPLGPDGPLSTEASEAARRSGTQQGVGYLVEMDPQPLFDAAGIEADWATDHDVALAATPGVTLEQLEGPNSPRRGRRGAGRQMDPEKRKAVELYAEEKAVTHYQHPERGWTAHKVGKPYDLRLDRAGLERRVEVKGTTGAPTSVELTVNEVFHARDPRHTVDLFIVSDITVTKTDGTYHCSGGDILLLEDWQPAEEDLRPTRYQYLVPQPPAAPKP from the coding sequence GTGACTGCTGAGGCGTTGTTCGTGATGATTCATGTGGGGCAGAAGGTCGGGCACCAGCGGAACCTTGAGCACGGTATGGCGACGCGTTCCTGGGGCTTTCCGAGGAAGCAGGACTGGTATGGCCGGCGGGAGCCGGACTTCGCGGTTTTGGTGACCGGGGCGGCGCCGCGGGTGCAGCCGGGGCAGTGGGAAGCGAAGTCCGTGCGGATGGTGCTGTGCAAGGTGCAGGTCGGAGTGTACGAGGGCACGGCGCCGCACTGGCCGGACGAGGTCGCCGAGGGACGGATCATCTACCCCTACCGGCTGGGTCTGGAGCCGCTGGCCGTGCTCGACGATGTGCCGCTGGGCCCGGACGGACCGCTCAGCACGGAGGCGTCTGAGGCGGCGCGCCGTTCCGGAACCCAGCAAGGGGTCGGGTACCTGGTGGAGATGGACCCGCAGCCACTGTTCGACGCAGCCGGCATCGAGGCCGACTGGGCCACGGACCACGACGTCGCGCTCGCCGCGACGCCAGGGGTCACGCTCGAGCAACTGGAGGGCCCCAACAGCCCCCGGCGCGGGCGGCGGGGCGCGGGCCGGCAGATGGACCCGGAAAAGCGCAAGGCGGTCGAGCTGTACGCCGAGGAGAAGGCCGTCACCCACTATCAGCATCCCGAGCGGGGCTGGACGGCACACAAGGTCGGCAAGCCCTACGACCTGCGCCTGGATCGGGCAGGGCTGGAGCGACGGGTGGAGGTCAAGGGCACCACCGGCGCTCCCACCAGCGTGGAGCTGACCGTGAACGAGGTCTTCCACGCCCGCGACCCCCGCCACACCGTCGACCTGTTCATCGTCAGCGACATCACGGTCACCAAGACGGACGGTACGTACCACTGCAGCGGTGGCGACATCCTGCTGCTTGAGGACTGGCAGCCGGCCGAGGAAGACCTGCGCCCCACCCGGTACCAGTACCTCGTGCCCCAGCCTCCGGCTGCCCCCAAGCCGTAG
- a CDS encoding DUF6602 domain-containing protein has protein sequence MTQEKLGRILASVAKRMRADFEQSRNFHHNGEAGTSRELLIREFLSGYLPSHVEAIHNAEVIAATGDVSPQCDIVLIDRDTPPFTSLQGYRVIPNECVYGMVEVKTKLDGQQIVDACNKISRMRSLAKGSYRPIAGTLPRSTRAYGRKWDYFPTSGMIVAFDGLNLDTIAQHLMGWCRSRNPVEWPDSVWVAGRGHLQWGDPKTGALFRSPMAGASLYQVDCLPDQDILLTLALHLNIHFSDAWMNPLDLIPYSGATPLGNISNRWTI, from the coding sequence ATGACTCAAGAGAAACTCGGTAGGATTCTCGCATCTGTGGCGAAGCGTATGCGGGCGGATTTTGAGCAGTCTCGAAATTTTCATCACAACGGGGAGGCTGGAACGTCTCGCGAGCTGCTGATTCGTGAGTTCCTGTCAGGCTATCTTCCGTCACATGTTGAAGCCATTCACAACGCTGAAGTGATTGCGGCAACTGGTGACGTTTCACCGCAGTGTGACATCGTGCTCATCGATCGCGATACGCCGCCGTTCACGAGTCTCCAGGGCTATCGAGTCATTCCCAATGAGTGTGTCTACGGCATGGTCGAGGTGAAGACGAAGCTTGACGGCCAGCAGATCGTTGATGCGTGCAATAAAATCAGCAGGATGCGGAGTCTCGCGAAAGGTTCCTACCGTCCTATCGCGGGGACGCTTCCACGCTCCACGCGAGCGTATGGAAGGAAGTGGGACTACTTCCCGACATCCGGCATGATCGTCGCGTTCGATGGCCTCAACTTGGACACCATTGCGCAGCATCTGATGGGCTGGTGCCGCAGTCGCAACCCCGTCGAGTGGCCCGACAGTGTGTGGGTCGCAGGGAGGGGACACTTGCAGTGGGGTGACCCAAAAACCGGCGCGCTCTTCAGGTCGCCGATGGCCGGCGCCTCCCTGTATCAGGTGGACTGCCTGCCAGACCAGGACATCCTCCTCACCCTGGCGCTCCACCTGAATATCCACTTCTCTGACGCCTGGATGAATCCGCTCGACCTCATTCCCTACTCCGGCGCTACGCCGCTAGGAAATATCTCCAACCGCTGGACGATATGA
- a CDS encoding M20 family metallopeptidase: MAGPRVAASAFVHIAADVHARAASLHDGRAVLLDADEDSGGFGGAPSYLAAPEAARPAGVMIGYLGMDEVVVGGRGLWRATTTAYAPSGHSGSSRSVLGAISRAVRLVQLLDSTDLPGSAAGDSGFPLPPKLSVTAIHGGQRFSCPRTGAS; this comes from the coding sequence ATGGCCGGTCCGCGGGTGGCGGCATCGGCCTTCGTGCACATCGCTGCGGATGTTCACGCCCGCGCCGCATCGCTCCACGACGGCCGGGCCGTTCTCCTTGACGCCGACGAAGACTCGGGGGGCTTCGGGGGCGCCCCCTCCTACCTGGCCGCCCCCGAGGCTGCCCGCCCCGCCGGGGTGATGATCGGCTACCTCGGCATGGACGAGGTCGTTGTCGGCGGCCGTGGCCTGTGGCGGGCCACGACCACCGCCTACGCGCCGTCTGGGCACTCTGGATCCAGCCGCAGCGTGCTCGGCGCTATCTCCCGTGCCGTTCGCCTGGTCCAACTCCTCGATTCCACTGACCTGCCGGGCTCTGCGGCCGGGGACTCGGGATTCCCGCTGCCGCCGAAGCTGTCCGTCACCGCGATCCATGGCGGGCAGCGTTTCTCGTGTCCCCGGACCGGTGCGAGCTGA
- a CDS encoding helix-turn-helix transcriptional regulator, giving the protein MTTEAVPHPLTYTREQRGWSMEKLARHLHVAAARRGLIVSADRSRIYRWEHGRVGVPSDLYQELLADVLCVAPELVRAMGWPWWLPAYDHPFPFSPAGARAAHSEVLVELDRPDRRTFLVLTVGSLVGMAAAWASVEPERLVGALAGRRVDEGLLMWLEDSVNTLPELANTSAPECAGLLGAAMRVTINLLDTSRYDDPTERRLCTVLAQAAQCAAWLHFDQGRHASAQRHWRTALHAAHTADDRDLGAGVLSDLAYSATWLGHPRDAVNILAHARTRTRHATARSLLDVRRARALALLHDEVGTARALSDAERELERGHAGTAPPWVSWMSPADVAVDAGRCWLDLDDPQRAASALDEGLGLLDPVRERTRAIMLTYRAHTALASHDVDAAVADTRTALDTALGTGASRCLDLVRNTLGTLLEPHRDAATVRDLRSYARHRLKAAV; this is encoded by the coding sequence GTGACTACCGAAGCCGTACCACATCCGCTGACCTACACGCGCGAACAGCGCGGGTGGAGCATGGAAAAGCTCGCTCGTCACCTGCACGTGGCCGCGGCGCGACGCGGGCTGATCGTGTCCGCCGACCGCAGCCGGATCTACCGCTGGGAGCACGGGAGGGTCGGCGTACCGAGCGACCTCTACCAGGAGTTGCTGGCCGACGTGCTCTGCGTCGCTCCAGAGCTCGTCCGAGCCATGGGGTGGCCGTGGTGGCTGCCCGCCTACGATCATCCGTTCCCTTTCAGCCCTGCCGGCGCCCGCGCAGCCCACTCGGAGGTACTGGTGGAACTTGACCGACCCGACCGCCGTACCTTCCTGGTCCTGACTGTAGGGTCGCTGGTCGGCATGGCGGCCGCCTGGGCGAGCGTCGAGCCTGAGCGTCTGGTCGGAGCGCTAGCCGGGCGGCGCGTGGACGAGGGTCTGCTGATGTGGCTGGAGGACAGCGTCAACACCCTTCCAGAGCTGGCGAACACCTCTGCGCCGGAGTGCGCCGGCCTGTTAGGCGCCGCCATGCGCGTCACGATCAACCTGCTGGACACCAGCCGCTATGACGATCCCACCGAGCGGCGTCTGTGCACCGTGCTCGCCCAGGCTGCGCAGTGCGCCGCTTGGCTCCACTTCGACCAGGGCCGCCATGCCTCGGCGCAGCGCCATTGGCGCACCGCCCTGCATGCCGCGCACACCGCCGACGATCGTGACCTGGGGGCCGGGGTCCTGTCTGATCTCGCCTACTCCGCCACCTGGCTCGGCCACCCCCGTGACGCCGTGAACATTCTCGCCCACGCCCGCACGCGTACCCGTCACGCGACCGCTCGATCCCTGCTGGACGTGCGCCGCGCCCGCGCTCTCGCCCTCCTGCACGATGAGGTCGGCACGGCCCGTGCCCTAAGTGACGCCGAGCGCGAGCTGGAACGCGGCCACGCGGGTACGGCCCCTCCCTGGGTGTCATGGATGAGCCCCGCGGACGTCGCTGTCGACGCGGGCCGCTGCTGGCTGGATCTGGACGATCCGCAACGCGCCGCGTCCGCCCTCGACGAGGGTCTGGGCCTGCTGGACCCCGTGCGTGAGAGAACCCGGGCCATCATGCTCACCTACCGCGCCCACACCGCGCTCGCCAGCCACGACGTGGACGCCGCGGTGGCGGACACCCGCACGGCACTGGACACCGCCCTGGGCACGGGTGCCTCACGCTGCCTCGACTTGGTGCGGAACACCCTGGGGACGTTGCTGGAACCGCACCGGGACGCTGCGACGGTGCGCGATCTCCGCTCGTACGCGCGGCATCGGTTGAAGGCCGCCGTATGA
- a CDS encoding dTDP-glucose 4,6-dehydratase: protein MRRVLVTGGAGFIGSHFVKRIIKAEDVTHVIVLDALTYAGHIENLGTAFLSDKLRFVHGSIQDAAVVNALMGAGTTDVVHFAAESHVDRSYHAAAGFLSTNVLGTQNLVDAAHRHDIEKFVHVSTDEVYGPLAQGTATEEAPLRPTVPYAVSKAASDLVALGAHQTLGLPVCVTRSSNNYGPYQHPEKIIPLFVTRLLRSLPVTLHDRGQHVRNWLHVEDNCAGIEAVLRHGRPGEIYNLGGGTDLSSKELTGHLLNLCDATWDAVTYIPDRPANDVRYSIDWAKARDQLGYRPQHRLEDGLAETAEWYRRNPDRWAPLAAAGLRTVLSSARPLLAPLETPRGH, encoded by the coding sequence ATGAGACGTGTGCTCGTCACCGGCGGCGCCGGCTTCATCGGCTCGCACTTCGTCAAGCGCATCATCAAGGCCGAGGACGTCACTCACGTGATCGTCCTCGACGCCCTCACCTACGCCGGTCACATCGAGAACCTGGGCACGGCCTTCCTCTCCGACAAGCTGCGGTTCGTCCACGGCAGCATCCAGGACGCCGCAGTCGTCAACGCGCTGATGGGAGCCGGCACCACCGACGTGGTGCACTTCGCGGCCGAGTCCCACGTCGACCGCTCCTACCACGCGGCCGCCGGGTTCCTGTCGACGAACGTGCTCGGCACCCAGAACCTCGTGGACGCCGCGCACCGCCACGACATCGAAAAGTTCGTCCACGTCTCGACCGACGAGGTCTACGGCCCGCTCGCACAGGGCACGGCAACCGAGGAGGCGCCGCTGCGCCCCACCGTCCCCTACGCGGTGTCCAAGGCGGCCAGCGACCTGGTCGCCCTGGGTGCCCACCAGACGCTCGGGCTCCCGGTGTGCGTGACCCGCAGCAGCAACAACTACGGGCCCTACCAGCACCCCGAGAAGATCATCCCCCTGTTCGTCACCCGGCTACTGCGCAGCCTGCCCGTCACCCTCCACGACCGCGGCCAGCACGTGCGCAACTGGCTGCACGTCGAGGACAACTGCGCCGGCATCGAGGCGGTGCTACGCCACGGCAGGCCCGGCGAGATCTACAATCTCGGCGGCGGCACCGACCTCTCCAGCAAGGAGCTCACCGGCCACCTGCTGAACCTCTGCGACGCCACCTGGGACGCGGTCACCTACATCCCCGACCGGCCGGCCAACGACGTCCGCTACTCCATCGACTGGGCCAAGGCCCGTGACCAGCTCGGCTACCGGCCGCAGCACCGCCTGGAGGACGGCCTCGCCGAGACCGCCGAGTGGTACCGCCGCAATCCGGACCGCTGGGCCCCGCTGGCGGCTGCCGGCCTGCGCACCGTCCTGTCTTCCGCCCGCCCGCTGCTCGCCCCGCTGGAGACGCCCCGTGGCCACTGA
- a CDS encoding ATP-grasp domain-containing protein has translation MATDQIEPRRILVTGVGANPGFGLTRSLTRLGHHVVAADASPLAPGFLLPDVTPHLIPLADNPGYCTRLEELCRDLKVDAIVPAIEDDLPPLLCMAARLEETGVRLWLPEPASVHACIDKGAFHEVLTEHGVPTPRAWWGDALDQVPDDTELVVKPRRGHGAQHVHFVDNRRHALLLHELVPGALVQQRVHGIEFTADCLVDRSKQVSVILRRRDLVKAGLATVSTTFHDPAVLGLVRATLRAVCAEGLCCVQGFIQDSGAITITELNVRVAGGFPLAEAAGADLVGQMVRGLFHLPVDHDTLTYRPGMFLTNYVETLAIGNAADLERIVTAEEAGA, from the coding sequence GTGGCCACTGACCAGATCGAGCCGCGCCGGATTCTCGTCACGGGCGTCGGCGCTAATCCCGGATTCGGCCTCACCCGCAGCCTCACCCGCCTGGGCCACCACGTCGTCGCCGCCGACGCCAGTCCGCTCGCGCCTGGCTTCCTCCTCCCCGACGTCACCCCCCACCTCATCCCGCTGGCAGACAACCCCGGCTACTGCACCCGCCTGGAGGAGCTGTGCCGGGACCTCAAGGTCGACGCGATCGTGCCCGCCATCGAGGACGACCTCCCGCCGCTGCTGTGCATGGCCGCGCGCCTGGAGGAGACAGGTGTACGCCTGTGGCTGCCCGAGCCCGCGTCCGTCCACGCGTGCATCGATAAGGGCGCCTTCCACGAGGTACTCACGGAGCACGGCGTGCCCACCCCCCGCGCCTGGTGGGGTGACGCTCTCGACCAGGTCCCCGACGACACCGAGCTGGTGGTCAAGCCCCGGCGCGGCCACGGCGCCCAGCACGTCCACTTCGTCGACAACCGGCGCCACGCCCTGCTGCTGCACGAGTTGGTGCCCGGCGCACTGGTGCAACAGCGGGTGCACGGCATCGAGTTCACCGCAGACTGCCTCGTGGACCGCTCCAAACAGGTGTCGGTGATCCTGCGCCGCCGGGACCTGGTGAAGGCCGGGCTCGCCACGGTCTCCACCACCTTCCACGACCCCGCCGTCCTCGGCCTCGTCCGGGCCACGCTGCGCGCGGTTTGCGCCGAGGGGCTGTGCTGTGTGCAGGGCTTCATCCAGGACAGCGGCGCCATCACCATCACCGAGCTGAACGTACGGGTGGCCGGCGGCTTCCCGCTGGCCGAAGCGGCCGGAGCCGACCTCGTCGGCCAGATGGTACGCGGCCTGTTCCACCTGCCGGTCGACCACGACACGCTCACCTACCGGCCCGGGATGTTCCTGACCAACTACGTCGAGACGCTGGCTATCGGTAACGCCGCTGACCTGGAGCGCATCGTCACCGCCGAGGAGGCTGGCGCATGA
- a CDS encoding DegT/DnrJ/EryC1/StrS aminotransferase family protein — MTATRPDHRRNASPFLYGAEAAAVARVLESGHYGHTDLTEEFERRVAAYLGAPDVVAVSSGTAALHSALLAVGIGAGDEVVVPSMTFCATVQAVLAVGATPRFVDVDAATLCVTPQLVMEAVTDSTAAVLPVFFGGRAVDLAPIRADLSERGIVVIEDAAHAFGSRNRTGAGLVGGDGTALTCFSFGPIKNLTCGQGGAVIPRTPEEAATIRQLRLLGVVQSQSERAERTAYQVASFGLRYQLSAINAAIGLAQLNGFDTAAATRRHLWRTYRSALAELDGVTLIDVDPDHAVPHLCQVRVQRRNEVFVHLRAANVGVGVHYPPNHLQPAFASWRRPLPVTEQVGAEILSLPFHQHLTGADVHHVVSTLRDALQHAGGS; from the coding sequence ATGACCGCGACCCGTCCCGACCACCGACGCAACGCCAGTCCCTTCCTCTACGGGGCAGAGGCGGCCGCCGTCGCTCGCGTGCTGGAGAGCGGCCATTACGGGCACACCGATCTCACCGAGGAGTTCGAGCGGCGGGTCGCCGCCTACCTTGGCGCGCCCGACGTGGTGGCCGTCTCCTCCGGCACGGCCGCCCTCCACAGTGCCCTGCTCGCCGTCGGCATCGGCGCCGGTGACGAGGTGGTCGTGCCGTCCATGACCTTCTGCGCCACCGTGCAGGCCGTCCTCGCCGTTGGAGCGACCCCGCGGTTCGTCGACGTCGACGCCGCCACCCTTTGCGTTACCCCGCAGCTGGTCATGGAGGCGGTCACTGACTCCACGGCCGCCGTCCTCCCGGTCTTCTTCGGCGGCCGGGCCGTCGACCTCGCCCCGATCCGCGCGGACCTCAGCGAGCGGGGCATCGTCGTCATCGAGGACGCCGCGCACGCCTTCGGTTCCCGCAACCGCACGGGCGCCGGCCTCGTTGGTGGCGACGGAACGGCCCTGACGTGCTTCTCCTTCGGGCCGATCAAGAACCTGACCTGCGGCCAAGGCGGCGCGGTCATCCCCCGCACACCCGAGGAGGCCGCGACCATCCGCCAACTCCGCCTCCTGGGGGTCGTGCAGTCGCAGAGTGAGCGCGCGGAGAGAACCGCGTACCAGGTGGCCAGTTTCGGCCTGCGCTACCAGCTCTCGGCCATCAACGCCGCCATCGGCCTGGCCCAGTTGAACGGCTTCGACACCGCGGCGGCGACCCGGCGCCACCTCTGGCGCACCTACCGGAGCGCACTCGCCGAGCTGGACGGCGTGACGCTCATCGACGTCGACCCCGACCACGCGGTGCCGCACCTGTGCCAGGTCCGCGTGCAGCGGCGCAACGAGGTCTTCGTGCACCTGCGGGCAGCGAACGTCGGGGTCGGGGTGCACTACCCGCCCAACCATCTCCAGCCCGCGTTCGCGTCCTGGCGGCGCCCCCTGCCGGTCACCGAGCAAGTCGGCGCGGAGATCCTGAGCCTGCCCTTCCACCAGCACCTCACCGGGGCCGACGTTCACCACGTCGTGAGCACCCTGCGCGATGCCCTCCAGCACGCCGGGGGCTCGTGA
- a CDS encoding low molecular weight phosphatase family protein, translating into MPAKVLTVCLGNYCRSPFAQLALTRRGGSRLAVRSAGLISKWQDQPANPAMINAARRLGYDLSAHRGQHITLEMLGWADTVLAMDASVLTVLRAVFGPEHESKLRLYLGDRDVPDPIGQDDAAFVDCAVMIEAGTALHGGGRIT; encoded by the coding sequence ATGCCTGCCAAGGTACTCACCGTATGCCTGGGCAACTACTGCCGCTCGCCGTTCGCCCAGCTCGCCCTTACTCGCCGGGGCGGATCGCGACTGGCGGTCCGCTCTGCCGGGCTCATCAGCAAGTGGCAGGACCAGCCAGCCAACCCAGCCATGATCAACGCGGCCCGGCGGCTGGGCTACGACCTCAGCGCCCACCGCGGCCAGCACATCACGCTGGAGATGCTGGGATGGGCGGACACCGTCCTCGCCATGGACGCTTCTGTCCTCACCGTGCTGCGGGCTGTCTTCGGTCCGGAGCACGAGAGCAAGCTGCGCCTCTACCTCGGCGACCGCGACGTCCCCGACCCGATAGGCCAGGACGACGCTGCGTTCGTCGACTGCGCGGTGATGATCGAGGCCGGAACCGCCCTGCACGGCGGCGGCCGCATCACCTGA
- a CDS encoding glycosyltransferase, which yields MNSASQSPAAFRLIVTGGGTGGHTYPALTAIRTLQARLAADGRPLDVLWIGTAEGLEARVTSAEGIAFTTVATGKIRRSSNPLKMVSPANVRDMARVPLGVAQARKAVAGFRPDVVLATGGYVAVPTGLAARMCKVPLVLHEQTVRLGLANRKLAGSATRIALSSESSLPLLPQSVRSAAVVTGNPVRPEVLSGQPDKAVTALGLQFERRLPTVYVTGGAQGSQQINDVVGGELPWLLERANVVHQCGPAHRETLSARAAGLPAALAARYYLTPFVGPELPDVLALADLVISRSGAGTLAELTALGKPAVFLPLASAAGNEQAHNAAHLEESGAAVALLGEVTGRHLRDAVGPLLEDPVRRKAMAAAARSHGRPDAAARLVDVLLSAASG from the coding sequence GTGAACAGCGCTTCTCAGTCTCCGGCCGCTTTCCGTTTGATCGTCACGGGAGGAGGTACCGGCGGTCATACCTATCCCGCGCTCACCGCGATCCGCACGTTGCAGGCTCGCCTGGCCGCCGACGGCCGCCCGCTTGATGTGCTGTGGATCGGCACCGCCGAGGGCCTGGAGGCACGGGTGACGAGTGCGGAGGGCATCGCGTTCACGACGGTCGCGACGGGGAAGATCCGGCGGTCGTCGAACCCGTTGAAGATGGTGTCGCCCGCCAATGTCCGTGATATGGCGCGTGTTCCGCTTGGGGTCGCCCAGGCCCGCAAGGCAGTTGCGGGCTTCCGGCCGGACGTCGTGCTTGCGACGGGCGGCTACGTGGCCGTGCCGACGGGGCTGGCTGCACGCATGTGCAAGGTCCCGCTGGTCCTGCACGAGCAGACCGTGAGGCTCGGCCTCGCCAACCGCAAGCTCGCCGGTTCCGCCACACGGATCGCGCTGTCCTCGGAGTCGAGCTTGCCGCTCCTTCCGCAGAGTGTGCGCTCCGCGGCGGTGGTCACCGGCAATCCGGTGCGCCCGGAGGTCCTGTCTGGCCAACCTGACAAGGCAGTGACCGCGCTGGGCCTCCAGTTCGAGCGCCGCCTGCCGACGGTGTATGTCACCGGCGGAGCGCAGGGCTCGCAGCAGATCAACGACGTGGTCGGCGGCGAGTTGCCGTGGCTGCTGGAGCGGGCGAACGTGGTGCACCAATGCGGTCCTGCCCACCGGGAGACGCTGTCCGCGCGCGCGGCCGGGCTGCCCGCGGCTCTGGCTGCCCGGTATTACCTCACCCCGTTCGTCGGGCCGGAGTTGCCCGATGTGCTGGCGCTGGCCGATCTGGTGATCTCGCGCAGCGGCGCGGGCACGCTGGCCGAGCTGACTGCCCTGGGCAAGCCCGCCGTCTTCCTCCCGCTCGCCTCGGCAGCCGGCAACGAGCAGGCGCACAACGCGGCGCACTTGGAGGAGTCCGGTGCGGCGGTCGCGCTCCTTGGTGAGGTCACCGGCCGCCACCTGCGTGACGCGGTGGGCCCGCTCCTTGAGGACCCGGTGCGCCGGAAGGCGATGGCGGCTGCGGCCAGGTCGCACGGACGCCCGGATGCCGCAGCCAGGCTCGTAGACGTGCTCCTGTCCGCAGCATCCGGGTGA
- a CDS encoding DUF5959 family protein: MLPRHDFLDAEIVVTSGFARGPLEVCLAPDDLDSWQQVLDALAAGQGAIWMDDGRNPEIRFEMSSQAGIVVVVVEDLADTGTPVRVPVRLADGWADDHYERLQRVRATWPQEVVERAPGAYEWRR; the protein is encoded by the coding sequence GTGTTGCCCCGGCACGATTTCCTCGACGCTGAGATCGTCGTCACCAGCGGGTTCGCCCGGGGACCCCTGGAGGTGTGTCTGGCCCCGGACGACTTGGACAGCTGGCAGCAGGTCTTGGACGCGCTTGCCGCCGGGCAGGGTGCCATCTGGATGGACGACGGGCGCAACCCCGAAATCCGATTCGAAATGTCCAGCCAGGCCGGGATCGTCGTGGTTGTGGTGGAGGACCTCGCTGATACGGGGACGCCCGTGCGGGTTCCGGTGCGTCTGGCTGATGGGTGGGCTGATGATCACTACGAACGGCTGCAGCGCGTCAGGGCGACGTGGCCCCAAGAAGTGGTGGAGAGAGCCCCGGGTGCCTATGAGTGGCGGCGCTAA